From the Dermochelys coriacea isolate rDerCor1 chromosome 26, rDerCor1.pri.v4, whole genome shotgun sequence genome, one window contains:
- the LOC119848677 gene encoding E3 ubiquitin-protein ligase MARCHF5-like, with protein MAEPAEERHCWVCFTTEHEDRAAEWVCPCRCKGSTKWIHQACLQRWLDEKQKGNSTGSVSCPQCGTEYRIVFPKLGPLVYFLHQADRILSRASPFAMAGIVVGTVYWSAVTYGAVTVMQVVGHKKGLDVMERADPLFLLMGLPTIPVMLVLGRLIRWEDYVLRVWRKYSSKLQALQALVPGIGRPVAPGPLAESRPQSDHTSLSRSLCGALVFPTIASLVGRLLFRRVDSSLQRTILGGITFVAIKGVLKIYFRQQQYLLQADRHILDYLEPGLERGPAPPDEDSGTEGNLS; from the exons GCACTGCTGGGTCTGCTTCACCACGGAGCACGAGGACCGGGCCGCCGAGTGGGTCTGCCCCTGCCGCTGCAAAGGCTCCACCAAATGGATCCACCAGGCCTGCCTGCAGCGCTGGCTGGACGAGAAGCAGAAGGGCAACAGCACGGGCAGCGTGAGCTGCCCGCAGTGCGGCACCGAATACCGCATCGTCTTCCCCAAGCTGG GGCCCCTGGTCTATTTCCTCCACCAGGCAGACCGGATCCTGTCCAGAGCCAGCCCCTTCGCCATGGCCGGCATCGTGGTGGGAACAGTGTACTGGTCGGCTGTCACCTATGGGGCCGTCACGGTGATGCAG GTGGTTGGCCATAAGAAGGGGCTGGATGTGATGGAGCGGGCAGACCCCCTCTTCCTGCTCATGGGGCTGCCCACCATCCCCGTCATGCTGGTGCTGGGCAGGCTGATCCGCTGGGAGGACTACGTGCTGCGCGTTTGGCGGAAGTACTCCAGCAAGCTGCAGGCCCTGCAGGCCCTGGTGCCAG GGATTGGGCGCCCGGTGGCCCCGGGGCCGCTGGCTGAGTCCCGCCCGCAGAGCGACCACACGTCCCTCTCGCGCTCGCTGTGCGGGGCCCTGGTGTTTCCCACCATCGCCAGCCTGGTGGGCAGGCTCCTCTTCCGGCGCGTGGATTCCAGCCTGCAGCGCACCATCCTG GGCGGTATCACCTTTGTGGCCATCAAGGGGGTGCTGAAAATCTACTTCAGACAGCAGCAGTACCTGCTCCAGGCCGACCGGCACATCCTCGACTACCTGGAGCCAGGCCTGGAGCGGGGCCCCGCGCCCCCAGACGAGGACAGCGGCACCGAGGGCAACCTCAGCTAG